The window ATTTCACTGCAGGGGGGCATCATGGCAGAGCCGACTTCTTCAAGCAGGGCCGTTCTGGAAAGGCGGGTTCTGTTTTCCGCTTCCTTGTCACATTCCTGCTGTATTTTGCATTTCTGGTCGTCAATATTGATGATGCAACCTTCAAAGAGCAAGCCGCCGTCGGTGTCGGTTACGCAACGAACCGACACAAGTCCCCAGAATGTACTTCTGTCCTTCTTCCGGAATTCAGCTTCAAAGTTCCGCACCTGTCCGTAGGTGGAAAGGAGCTGCTTCAGCTCGTCCCGTCTGGCCGGGTCCACATAGGCACCAGTGTCGACGGTGAGCTTGGTGTCCAGAATGTCTTCCATGTTGTAGTAACCGAACATGCTGATGAGGGCTGGGTTGGCATCGAGGAGCTGGCCCTCTGGTGAGGTGACAAAGATGCCTTCCAGCGCGTTTTCGAAGATGCTCTGATACTTGCGTTTGATGGTAATTGATTCCTGTTCGTGTTTGTTGAACCTCTCTGTCATCTCGTCGTATTCTTTCATAATTAATGGGGGAATGTCTGCTGATGCGCTGCTTGCATCGCGTAGCCTGAGTGGTGAGAAGTTTCGTAATAGTTGGGCAATGGCAATATGCCTGGCCTTGAGGCGCAGGTCCTGCTTTCGTGTGATGTGGAGGTTGTATCCGGCGAAAATAGCCAGCAGCAATATGAAGAGGGCGAATGAATTCAGGCTCAGGTTTATCAGTGGGGCTGAGCTGATTACTGCACCTAGTGCTGCTACGACATTCCCCATTTTGTCCCTTATGAAGGTGTATTCTGCCAGATAGTATGTTTCGTCGGATAGTATGAATCTGGGGAATATGGATGGGGTACCGGATGATTGGGCATAGGTCCATTCTTCCGTGGTCGAAAGCGAGATGCTCGCGTTGAGTGATGATGCGGTTTGTGTCGGGGTTCCCCAGATAAGCAGCAGTTCAGTATCCTCGTGCTTGTTCAGCTTATGAAGCAACGCTGAGTCTATTGGCGTGCTGACGATGATTTTGCCAACCGGGGCGTTGTTGTTGCGGACGATGTCTGCAGCATACAGGTAGAGCACCCCGTCTGCGACCATGATGTCGGAGGAAGGGGAGGGCTTGATGGTGGCTTGCATGAGGATGCGTTTGCGCAACGACGCGGGCAATGGGGGGGAGGTGGCGGAGGAGGGCAATATGGCTACCCTTACGTTGTCATTGTCGAATACCTCGATTGTTCGCCATGGTAAGGGGGTGATGCCGGGGATGTTGTTGTCTGTCTCTGAAGTGGATTCATTCTGGAGTTGCAGAAAATGCAGCAGCTGTGCGGACATGCAGAGAGCAGCTGCCTGATTTTGCAAGGCCTGCTGCATGGCCAGCAGCTCTATTCTGGTTTCCTTGAGATTCTTTGAGATGATGATGTTCAGGTGATGCCATTCCCTGTAGATGACCATGCTCATGAAAATGGTCAGGCACAAGGCAAAGGGGATGAGCGGAGTCCAAAACCGTCTCCATGTTGAGGGGGGGGGTAGGCGATGAGACATGCGGCTCTCCTCCGAAAAGAGTCAGAGAAGAGACTATAGACGCTCTTTGAGGCTTTGGAAATTATTCTGTCTTACTTCATGGAATACATTGAGTTGGTGCGATGGCTTACGATCTCATTCTCGGGACAACTGGACGACTCGGAAACAAGGAGGTGAACTTCCATGGTACGTTTGCCGAAGTGGAGTGCGCGTTCCGTGTCAAACATGAATATGTCGATCTGGTTTCTTTTTGATTCAGCCATCAGATCATCAATGGTGAATATGCCCATCTGTTTGATGTAGATTTTTCGTCCGAAAACCCACCCTTGATCGAACAGGTCGCGGGAAACGGCCACGATACCGTGACGTACCTTGCGGTTTGAGGCGGTGGTGAACGGCGTGTTGTCGGTTTCGTCTTCTCGTGGGCTGTACGCCGTAACCCGCACAGTTTTTTTGCGTTGTATAGCCTGTATGCTTCCCTTGTTTGCCATAGTCATTTTCAAGGCGAGGAGGCTTCTGACGTATCCTGCCGTGATATCAGACTGAATCTCTGTAATATCTTTCTGTTGCGCTCTCAATTGTTCTGAAAGGGCAATAATGTCCTGGTTTTGAACAAAAATGACTGCTGTAAGAGCAATGAATATTGTAATACATATTGCGTTTTTCATGTTATACCGCAATGGTTGTTGTTGTAGAGTGTTGGTGTGGTGATTTTTGCTATGCTATGGTTAAGATCGTATTGATTTTTGTTCAATGATAAGTTTGTTGCACGGTATTATGTGCATGTAGTGTGGATTTTTGCTGTGTTGTAACATTGTTGTAACCTGTTTTCATAAGAATATCTGAGGCCGCACAACTGTCGATAATCCTTAACGCAATCGTAACAGCAGATAGCCATAACTCGGTGCTGAAGCTGGTCGCCATGTCGGTTGACCGGAATATGATTGTAATGAGGAAGTTATGTTGCTGCGCACAAAAATATTGGCATTTTGTTTGGTTATCGGGCTGGTTCCTTTGTTCGTGATGGGTGTTTACAGTGTGCAGACCGCATCGACGAGTCTGAAGAATTCGGCTTTCGATCAGCTGCGGGCCGTCAGCGACGTGCAGCAGGACAGCCTGCAGGGGCTGATGGATCAGTGGAAGCATGCCACGGTCATCTATTCGCAGGTCAAGGAGGTTTACAATGCCATTGGCATGATACGGGACACCCTTTATGGCAAAGCCAAAGAGGGCGAGAAGATGCCCCTTGATGAGGAATATGAAGGCATTTACGACTTCGTGAAGGCGGCGTTCGTCCCGTTTGTGAAGGAGTTCGGATTCGAGGATGCCCTGCTGTTGGATGACTACGGCAGGGTTGTTTTTTCCGTGGCCCGGGGCAATGACCTTGGAGAGGATTTTGTCAACGGACCCTATCGCAATACGAATCTCGCCCGCGCCTGGCAAAAGGCGGTCAAGGGCGAGTTCGCATTTGTGGATGTAGAGGCGTATGCCCCGCTCGGCGGCAAGCCTGCTGCCTTCATGGCTGCGCCGGTGTACAGTTACACCGGAGACATTCTGGGGGTTGCCGCGCTCAGGCTGCCTCTTGAGCATGTCAAACACATCGTATCCCAGCGCGCCGGCATGGGAGAAACCGGCGAGTCATATCTTGTCAATCAGGACAAGGTGATACGCTCCGATTCCCGAAGGGATTTGAAGAGGCATTCGCTTGCCGCCGCTGTTGCAGACCCGAAGGGTGGCATGGCGGATACGGATGCCGTGAACCGGGCTCTTGCAGGGGAGCGGGGCGTGATGGTCGGCGCAAGCTATGACGGTGCGGAATATCTGACAGCATTCGCTCCGGTTGAACTGGGAAATGTATCCTGGGTGCTTGTTACGGAAATAACCACGGAAGAGGCATTCAGGCCGGTTACCCGTCTGCGAATGGTAACATTGGGGCTGGGGGTGGCGACAGCCCTGCTGGTGATGGGAGGAACGTGGTGGTTCCTGCGGCGTTCCATTGCGGATCCTTTCAGGCGTATCATTGCCTATGTTCAGGCCGTGGCGGGGGGCAACCTCCATGCCGCGCCCGAAGGAGTCTTCAAGGGCGAGATTGGGCAGGTAACGGACGCGGTGGCTCTGATGGTCGGCCAACTCAAGGTAAAGCTGGGCTTCTCGGAGGGGATTCTCACCGGTATGACTATGCCTGCTGTGGTGGTGGATGAGAATAACAATGTATCTTTTGTTAACCGCTATTTTCTCGACATGATGGAGTTTGACGGCAGTCCCGATATCTATTTCGGCAAACCCGCCGCCCTTCTTCTGCAGCATCAGGAGGGAGGCAGGGGCTCAACGTCGCTGGCCATGCGCGAGCAGAAGGCGGTCTTCAATGTCGAACGGCACTGGACAACGGACAAGGGGAATGCGCGCACCGTGCGGATTGATTGCGCGCCTCTCTATGATCTGGACAAACAGCTTATCGGGGCCATCGCTCTGGTGACCGACCTGACGGATATTCGTATCAAGGAGGCACAGATCAGCGAGCAGAACTCCATGATGCTGGAGGTAGCGGAGCAGGCTGAAGTGATTGCCGAGAATCTTTCAACGGAGGCGGAGGAACTTTCCCGGCAGGTGGAGCATGTGGGGGAAGGTGCCCGTATGCAGGTAGACAAGCTGGGACAGACTGCCGCCATTATCGAGGAGATGAATCAGGAGCTTCAGGAGGCTGCCCGGTATGCGGAAGCTGCCGTAACGGATGCTGATTCCGCCATGCGCAAGGCTGAAGAGGGGACCGAGGTCATGGGCCGGACAACGGCTGCCATGAACCGTGTGCAGGCGCTTTCGGAGAATCTGCGGGAGAGCATGCATCATCTCGGAGCGCAGGCAGATGCCATTGGCGGCATATTGGAAGTAATCAGCGACATTGCCGACCAGACCAATCTGCTTGCCCTGAACGCTGCCATTGAGGCTGCGCGGGCTGGTGAGGCGGGGAGAGGGTTTGCCGTGGTTGCGGACGAAGTGCGCAAGCTGGCCGAACGAACCATGGCGGCAACCGGTGAAGTGAACAAGAGTGTCCGGAGCATTCAGAACACGGCCCACGAGAATATCAAACACACGGACGCCGCCGTTGCGGCCGTATCGGAAGGCAACGAGCTCGTCGTTGCGTCTGAACGTTCATTAAACGAGATCGCGCAGCTTTCCGTTTCCATGGGCGAGCAGATTCAACGTATTGCGGAACTCTCCCGCGAGCATTCGGATCAGCATGGTTCCATCATCAAGGCTGTTGAGGATATCCGGACCATTGCAACAGAGACCGGCACGGGCATGACGGAGTCGGAGCAGGTGGTCAACGGGCTGGCAGGCAACGCGCATGAACTGAATGATCTGATCGGCAGGCTGAAGCAGTAGGCCTGTGAAGTAGCTTTAAGGGACGGGAGAGGGGGTTCCTCTCCCGGATGGCGCAATGGACGGAAGAGAATCAGGCGGTGGCAAGTGCTGCAAGGGCGCTTGCCGCCGCTTTTTCCGTGAGGTCGAACATCTCTTCGCTGTGGTCGTAGCCTGCCAGATGGAGCGTGCCATGGGCAATGAGCCGTAAGGCATGCTCCGTCACATCCTGATGGTAGAGCAGGGCTTCGCGTATTGTCGTGTCCAGCGAGAGGGCAAGCCAGCCCATGTGCCAGCCTGCGGGCATGTCCGAAATGGAGTCCGCATCGGTGGACGGAAATGAGAGTATGTTCGTGGGGCCGTCGCAGCCCAGAAACGTCCTGTTCAGTTCGGCAACCTCAGCGTCGCTTACGAGGTTCAGGTCCAGCGAGGCGCCTTCGTGTCCGATGGCGGTGCAGATGGTTTCCACGCACAGGCGCAGCTCGGAGCGGGTCAGGGGCAGCAGCCACGAGATGCCTTCAGCTTTCTTGATCTGTATCATGCAGCGTTATTGCAGCGGGTTTGATGTTTTCTTGTCCGAACCGGAAGCCGAAAGGCTGTCCTTGGCTTCGGAAGAGGAGGCAGCAGGAGTTTCCTTGGTGTCCTTGGTGTCTTTGGAATCCTTGGAATCCTTGCTTGCGCCGTTCTTCTGTCCCTGCTTTGTTTCCTGTTTGTCTTCGCCCTTCTTGGCGGAGCCGCTTTTGTCTTTCTTGTCGTCAGGATATTCAATGCGGCGATGGAATATGCCTGTCAGGATGCGGTGGAAGCTGTCACTCAGGGTGTGCAGGTCCCGCAGGGTGAGTTCGGACTCGTCAAGCTGACCTTCGGCAAAGATGGTCTTGATGATGGTGTCTATATGACCACGTATTCTGCTGGGAGTGGGGTCGGCAAGCACGCGGCTGGATGCCTCCACGGCGTCTGCCAGCATGACGATGGCGGCCTCGCGGGTTTGCGGTTTAGGGCCGGGATAGCTGTAATCCTCTTCCCGCGGATTGTCGCCGGCCTCCTTGGCCTTGTTGAAGAAATAGCGGATGAGGGAGGTGCCATGGTGCTGTTCGATGATGTCCGCAATTTCGTCGCCCAACCTGTGCTGGCGGGCCATTTCCACACCGCGTTTCACATGGGTGCTGATGACCAGCGTGCTCATGGACGGGGCAATCTTGTCGTGCGGATTCTTGGCGCGTCCCTGATTTTCTATGAAGTATTCCGGTTTGGAGAGCTTGCCCATGTCATGGTACAGGGCGGCAACCTTGCAGAGCAGGCTGTTTGCGCCGATGGATTTGGCCCCGGCTTCCACCATGTTCGCCACGATAAGCGAGTGATGATAGGTGCCCGGTGCCTCCAGCATCAGTTCCTGCAGCATGGGCTGTTCCAGATTCATGAGCTCCATGAGGCGGAAGCGTGTGGTGTAGCTGAACACCATTTCAATGAGCGGACTCACGGCGAACTGCACGAGAAGTGAAAGCAGGCCGTTGCCGAGCACGTAGAGGCAGCCCAGCCAAATCTGTGAGGCCTCGAACCGCTGGAACATGGCCACGCCCATCCACGTGAATATCAGGCCGGCAATGTGCGGGAAGATACTGAGAGCGATGTCGCTTCTCGTCTGGGCGCGTTTCACCAGCAGTACATAGAGCATGGAGCCGATGAAATAGAACAGGAAGAGCCACATGCCGCCGCCCGTCATCACTGCGCACATGAAGGAAAGGATGAGGGAGGTGACGCTGCAGCGTTTGAAGCCGAAGATCATAGCCACAAGCCCCATGCCGCCGGAAACGGGGAACAGCAGGGGGAGCAGCTCGCCCCGCATCTCAGTGGGGGCCTGATCGATGAGGGAGCCGTTTGCCAGCATGAGCATCTTCGCACCGATGCCGAAGAGCAGAAGCAGCAGGCCGGTAAAATAGAGGTCCTTGTTCTTCACGTCAGAGATGCGTCTGCCGGGTTTGGCAAAGGCCAGACCGCCGCCAAGCATGAGGGATACAATGAAGAGGCCGGCAATGCGCATGGGGAAGACTGTCTGCCGCTTGTGGCTGAGCAGGGTCTGCAGCTGCATCTGATCTTCTTCCGTTACCCGTTCGCCCTGACGTACAATGATTTCGCCCTTCTTGATGTGATTGTAGA is drawn from Desulfovibrio mangrovi and contains these coding sequences:
- a CDS encoding HDIG domain-containing metalloprotein yields the protein MNAAKQLISGKKTNGTSRFLPSLFKPRKPKKHSSRPVYGLAFFIFVLAALSVLGGVQFRPQTILFVAGEIATQDVTADQNLLVEDTVSTLAKRKQVAELQPPVFDLSLTPIEHLQSRVAEIFTTIDAPESDNSDPDQLRWQISEALNTEISATTVKDWQQGIFRKTMREDVLPWLVERLISGVTADKTLLLQYRHGIVIRDLTTETETIRLELEGIPDIKDLRLDLANYIKGPLKLPLHMRRSITALLTPLLSPTLTLNREATNQRIKMATESIDPVYNHIKKGEIIVRQGERVTEEDQMQLQTLLSHKRQTVFPMRIAGLFIVSLMLGGGLAFAKPGRRISDVKNKDLYFTGLLLLLFGIGAKMLMLANGSLIDQAPTEMRGELLPLLFPVSGGMGLVAMIFGFKRCSVTSLILSFMCAVMTGGGMWLFLFYFIGSMLYVLLVKRAQTRSDIALSIFPHIAGLIFTWMGVAMFQRFEASQIWLGCLYVLGNGLLSLLVQFAVSPLIEMVFSYTTRFRLMELMNLEQPMLQELMLEAPGTYHHSLIVANMVEAGAKSIGANSLLCKVAALYHDMGKLSKPEYFIENQGRAKNPHDKIAPSMSTLVISTHVKRGVEMARQHRLGDEIADIIEQHHGTSLIRYFFNKAKEAGDNPREEDYSYPGPKPQTREAAIVMLADAVEASSRVLADPTPSRIRGHIDTIIKTIFAEGQLDESELTLRDLHTLSDSFHRILTGIFHRRIEYPDDKKDKSGSAKKGEDKQETKQGQKNGASKDSKDSKDTKDTKETPAASSSEAKDSLSASGSDKKTSNPLQ
- a CDS encoding response regulator, with translation MSHRLPPPSTWRRFWTPLIPFALCLTIFMSMVIYREWHHLNIIISKNLKETRIELLAMQQALQNQAAALCMSAQLLHFLQLQNESTSETDNNIPGITPLPWRTIEVFDNDNVRVAILPSSATSPPLPASLRKRILMQATIKPSPSSDIMVADGVLYLYAADIVRNNNAPVGKIIVSTPIDSALLHKLNKHEDTELLLIWGTPTQTASSLNASISLSTTEEWTYAQSSGTPSIFPRFILSDETYYLAEYTFIRDKMGNVVAALGAVISSAPLINLSLNSFALFILLLAIFAGYNLHITRKQDLRLKARHIAIAQLLRNFSPLRLRDASSASADIPPLIMKEYDEMTERFNKHEQESITIKRKYQSIFENALEGIFVTSPEGQLLDANPALISMFGYYNMEDILDTKLTVDTGAYVDPARRDELKQLLSTYGQVRNFEAEFRKKDRSTFWGLVSVRCVTDTDGGLLFEGCIINIDDQKCKIQQECDKEAENRTRLSRTALLEEVGSAMMPPCSEIILACKSIASAEPETSRQNIALKIKHACHKIQHFSSCLLDFARAESGRMYLHEGLYDIRKAIQIASEALAHEQENSSTITHEIAPELPVIVTTDQNRLRQLLQMAAKVHLQHNASTAIHLSVTSAAPPTESDILNQALGTEDATLHLLFSFTDSGNDKRLALPPTDSADLDYSGVQRQFFSSLINLFQGNIVSLASPSCGITSFIIPFHTHRLPRSLPGNDNQTRDNKHGTGTGRIDTITFDGSRDHRIHHDQLQPSTPENDAQHNYEQATRRAIALCPDPNDARLMGLLLNQLSMECLTFSIVEDAIASARTLRPEIIFLDLEMQVTNGFMVARRIRSELAGRAIPPPPIIAISLHPREQVEKPCREAGIQGMITKPVTATKLETTIRNAQSNSSLSSVMACAISKSDTQKQNSTQQFNPLAGRLELLRRASTLKKQASVKRMLPAMLRSLPSAIAAESSPISTAMELHLEQENWSELINDIEKLSALYSNRSGVPL
- the ybeY gene encoding rRNA maturation RNase YbeY codes for the protein MIQIKKAEGISWLLPLTRSELRLCVETICTAIGHEGASLDLNLVSDAEVAELNRTFLGCDGPTNILSFPSTDADSISDMPAGWHMGWLALSLDTTIREALLYHQDVTEHALRLIAHGTLHLAGYDHSEEMFDLTEKAAASALAALATA
- a CDS encoding methyl-accepting chemotaxis protein → MQTASTSLKNSAFDQLRAVSDVQQDSLQGLMDQWKHATVIYSQVKEVYNAIGMIRDTLYGKAKEGEKMPLDEEYEGIYDFVKAAFVPFVKEFGFEDALLLDDYGRVVFSVARGNDLGEDFVNGPYRNTNLARAWQKAVKGEFAFVDVEAYAPLGGKPAAFMAAPVYSYTGDILGVAALRLPLEHVKHIVSQRAGMGETGESYLVNQDKVIRSDSRRDLKRHSLAAAVADPKGGMADTDAVNRALAGERGVMVGASYDGAEYLTAFAPVELGNVSWVLVTEITTEEAFRPVTRLRMVTLGLGVATALLVMGGTWWFLRRSIADPFRRIIAYVQAVAGGNLHAAPEGVFKGEIGQVTDAVALMVGQLKVKLGFSEGILTGMTMPAVVVDENNNVSFVNRYFLDMMEFDGSPDIYFGKPAALLLQHQEGGRGSTSLAMREQKAVFNVERHWTTDKGNARTVRIDCAPLYDLDKQLIGAIALVTDLTDIRIKEAQISEQNSMMLEVAEQAEVIAENLSTEAEELSRQVEHVGEGARMQVDKLGQTAAIIEEMNQELQEAARYAEAAVTDADSAMRKAEEGTEVMGRTTAAMNRVQALSENLRESMHHLGAQADAIGGILEVISDIADQTNLLALNAAIEAARAGEAGRGFAVVADEVRKLAERTMAATGEVNKSVRSIQNTAHENIKHTDAAVAAVSEGNELVVASERSLNEIAQLSVSMGEQIQRIAELSREHSDQHGSIIKAVEDIRTIATETGTGMTESEQVVNGLAGNAHELNDLIGRLKQ
- a CDS encoding 3D domain-containing protein, which produces MKNAICITIFIALTAVIFVQNQDIIALSEQLRAQQKDITEIQSDITAGYVRSLLALKMTMANKGSIQAIQRKKTVRVTAYSPREDETDNTPFTTASNRKVRHGIVAVSRDLFDQGWVFGRKIYIKQMGIFTIDDLMAESKRNQIDIFMFDTERALHFGKRTMEVHLLVSESSSCPENEIVSHRTNSMYSMK